The following are encoded together in the Citrus sinensis cultivar Valencia sweet orange chromosome 1, DVS_A1.0, whole genome shotgun sequence genome:
- the LOC102621391 gene encoding 60S ribosomal protein L14-1-like isoform X1 — protein MEQQAQLKDGRVALVNYGKDYGKLVVIVDVLDQNRALINAPDMVRSQMNFKRLSLIDIKIDINRVPRKKSLIEAMEKADVKNKWENSSWGKKLIVQKRRAALNDFDRFKLMLAKIKKGGLIRQELAKLKKENAA, from the exons ATGGAGCAACAGGCTCAACTCAAAGATG GAAGAGTTGCTCTCGTTAATTACGGCAAGGACTATGGGAAGCTTGTGGTCATCGTCGATGTCCTTGATCAAAACAGG GCTCTTATTAATGCCCCTGATATGGTGAGGAGCCAAATGAACTTCAAGAGGCTTTCTCTCATAGATATTAAGATTGACATCAATCGAGTTCCCAGGAAGAAGTCTTTGATTGAAGCCATGGAGAAGGCTGATGTGAAGAACAAATGGGAAAACAGCTCCTGGGGAAAGAAGCTGATTGTTCAGAAAAGGAGAGCGGCACTGAATGATTTTGATAGGTTCAAGCTCATGTTggcaaagataaaaaagggtGGACTTATTCGACAGGAGCTTGCAAAACTCAAGAAGGAGAATGCAGCATAG
- the LOC102621391 gene encoding 60S ribosomal protein L14-1-like isoform X2, which produces MIGRVALVNYGKDYGKLVVIVDVLDQNRALINAPDMVRSQMNFKRLSLIDIKIDINRVPRKKSLIEAMEKADVKNKWENSSWGKKLIVQKRRAALNDFDRFKLMLAKIKKGGLIRQELAKLKKENAA; this is translated from the exons ATG ATAGGAAGAGTTGCTCTCGTTAATTACGGCAAGGACTATGGGAAGCTTGTGGTCATCGTCGATGTCCTTGATCAAAACAGG GCTCTTATTAATGCCCCTGATATGGTGAGGAGCCAAATGAACTTCAAGAGGCTTTCTCTCATAGATATTAAGATTGACATCAATCGAGTTCCCAGGAAGAAGTCTTTGATTGAAGCCATGGAGAAGGCTGATGTGAAGAACAAATGGGAAAACAGCTCCTGGGGAAAGAAGCTGATTGTTCAGAAAAGGAGAGCGGCACTGAATGATTTTGATAGGTTCAAGCTCATGTTggcaaagataaaaaagggtGGACTTATTCGACAGGAGCTTGCAAAACTCAAGAAGGAGAATGCAGCATAG